A genome region from Deltaproteobacteria bacterium includes the following:
- a CDS encoding adenosylhomocysteinase, translating into MNTVTLSQSFVNRIEALADTTRLRILRILDKHELGVTELCDILQIAQSTLSHHLKQLAENGFVLSRRQATSNLYRLNNTGLDETAAKLWELARLEAVSWPSANQDDLRLRHHLEKQSDSRRSFFAETAHQWDALRSELFGDSFTNNAMLALLPHDWVIADLGCGTGLIASLLAPNVRQVIGIDESPDMLAAARQRVAAFDNVILKQGALEALPLQLASCDAALLVLALSYVPDTHAVLGELARVVRPGGRVVIVDLIEHEREDFRQKMGQQCLGFAINDIKTMLNNVGFAKVDARTLAPQANTKGPALFLATAQRTTSGQKIANSIVSAPTFVNTGAAKLANEINKQTNLVSRFRVNDDESNDYQNQQRSITPMPQIKKFSESQKGLEYKVADLSLASWGRKEIKLAEQEMPGLMAIRERYAKEQPLKGQRITGSLHMTIQTAVLIETLKALGADIRWASCNIFSTQDHAAAAAVVGPQGTIEKPCGVPVFAFKGETLEDYWECTERALNFGSGQGPTQIVDDGGDATLLIHKGLAFEKAGRVPEPTANDSEEFSVVLRLLAGLLKQDSKRWQKVASECHGVTEETTTGVHRLYEMQNNGTLLFPAINVNDSVTKSKFDNLYGCRHSLVDGIMRASDVMLAGKIAVVCGYGDVGKGCCQSLRGQGARVIVTEIDPICALQAAMEGYQVQTLDDVVAIADIFITATGNCDVITAAHMSCMRDGAIVGNIGHFDNEIDMAGLKKVSGIKHTNIKPQYDKWTFTDGHSVLILAEGRLLNLGCATGHPSFVMSNSFTNQALAQIELATKSSAYENKVYTLPKHLDEMVARFHLEKIGVKLTKLNEKQAAYIGVSVTGPFKPEHYRY; encoded by the coding sequence ATGAATACAGTTACTCTATCTCAGTCTTTCGTAAATCGCATCGAGGCACTTGCTGATACGACGCGACTGCGTATTTTGCGCATTCTTGATAAACATGAGCTTGGGGTAACAGAACTTTGCGATATTTTACAAATAGCCCAATCGACCCTAAGCCATCATCTTAAACAGCTTGCTGAAAATGGTTTTGTGTTAAGTCGGCGTCAAGCAACCTCAAACCTCTATCGCCTAAATAATACTGGTCTTGATGAAACTGCGGCCAAGTTATGGGAGTTAGCCCGTTTAGAAGCTGTAAGTTGGCCAAGTGCCAATCAAGATGATTTACGTCTTAGGCATCATTTAGAAAAACAAAGTGATAGTCGTCGTTCATTTTTTGCAGAAACTGCACATCAATGGGATGCGCTACGTTCTGAACTTTTTGGCGATAGTTTTACCAATAATGCCATGCTCGCATTATTACCCCATGATTGGGTGATAGCTGATTTGGGCTGTGGTACTGGTCTTATTGCTTCGCTGCTTGCACCTAATGTTCGACAAGTTATCGGCATTGATGAATCGCCAGATATGTTAGCAGCAGCCCGACAACGTGTTGCTGCATTTGACAATGTTATACTTAAGCAAGGCGCACTTGAAGCATTGCCGCTGCAATTAGCAAGTTGTGACGCTGCGCTTTTGGTTTTAGCTTTGAGTTATGTGCCAGACACTCATGCTGTGCTAGGCGAATTAGCTCGCGTAGTGCGACCAGGTGGGCGAGTTGTTATTGTCGATTTAATAGAACACGAGCGCGAAGACTTTCGCCAAAAAATGGGGCAGCAATGTCTAGGATTTGCCATCAATGATATTAAAACAATGCTTAATAACGTTGGTTTTGCTAAAGTTGATGCACGCACATTAGCACCACAAGCAAATACTAAAGGACCAGCGCTATTTTTAGCTACCGCACAACGCACAACTAGTGGACAAAAAATTGCAAATAGCATCGTATCCGCCCCTACTTTCGTGAATACAGGTGCAGCTAAACTAGCAAACGAAATTAATAAACAAACAAATTTAGTTTCTCGCTTTCGCGTGAATGACGATGAGAGCAATGATTATCAAAACCAACAACGGAGTATTACACCAATGCCGCAAATAAAAAAATTCTCAGAATCACAAAAAGGTCTTGAATATAAAGTTGCTGATTTATCACTGGCATCTTGGGGTCGTAAAGAAATTAAGTTAGCTGAGCAAGAGATGCCTGGCCTTATGGCCATACGCGAGCGTTACGCAAAAGAGCAACCACTCAAAGGTCAACGCATTACTGGCTCGCTCCATATGACCATTCAAACTGCGGTGCTCATTGAAACATTAAAAGCATTGGGTGCTGATATACGCTGGGCTTCCTGTAACATTTTTTCAACTCAAGATCATGCCGCAGCCGCAGCGGTGGTGGGACCGCAAGGCACCATCGAAAAACCTTGCGGTGTACCAGTCTTCGCCTTCAAAGGTGAAACCCTCGAAGATTATTGGGAGTGCACCGAACGCGCTCTTAACTTTGGCAGCGGCCAAGGACCAACCCAAATTGTTGATGATGGTGGTGACGCCACTTTACTAATTCACAAAGGTTTAGCTTTTGAGAAAGCTGGTCGTGTACCTGAACCAACTGCAAATGATAGTGAAGAATTCTCGGTAGTATTGCGTTTGCTAGCAGGCTTGCTAAAGCAAGACTCTAAACGCTGGCAAAAAGTTGCGAGTGAATGCCATGGGGTTACCGAAGAAACTACTACCGGTGTGCATCGTCTTTATGAAATGCAAAATAATGGCACGCTGCTTTTTCCTGCGATCAATGTTAATGATAGCGTTACTAAAAGCAAATTCGATAATCTTTATGGCTGCCGCCATTCACTAGTTGATGGTATTATGCGCGCCAGCGACGTAATGCTTGCCGGTAAAATTGCGGTAGTTTGTGGCTACGGTGATGTGGGTAAAGGTTGTTGTCAATCTCTGCGTGGGCAAGGTGCTCGCGTTATTGTTACTGAGATTGACCCTATCTGTGCCTTACAAGCTGCAATGGAGGGTTACCAAGTGCAAACGCTTGATGATGTTGTAGCAATAGCTGATATATTCATTACCGCCACTGGCAATTGCGATGTAATTACTGCTGCTCACATGTCGTGTATGCGCGATGGCGCTATTGTTGGTAATATCGGCCACTTTGATAACGAAATTGATATGGCTGGGCTTAAAAAGGTGTCAGGTATAAAACACACCAACATTAAACCCCAGTATGATAAATGGACTTTTACTGATGGTCATAGTGTGCTGATTCTTGCCGAGGGGCGTTTGCTTAATCTTGGGTGCGCTACTGGTCATCCGTCATTTGTGATGTCGAATAGTTTTACTAACCAAGCCTTAGCGCAAATCGAACTTGCTACCAAAAGCAGTGCTTACGAAAATAAAGTTTATACCCTGCCAAAACATTTAGATGAAATGGTTGCGCGTTTTCACTTAGAAAAAATTGGCGTCAAATTAACAAAGCTCAATGAAAAGCAAGCTGCTTATATTGGCGTTAGTGTTACAGGGCCATTTAAGCCAGAGCATTATCGATATTAA
- the atpB gene encoding F0F1 ATP synthase subunit A — MGHGLTWLKLLPGYQQIEAYLTAQASKVGQGQGFLFGNVISIQHVIAALLVVIVLLIVGLRARADLASREDQGLIPSPRISVLNFIEYALESLYGQMRQIMGGDAKRYFPVVAAFALFIFFSNLLGLVPGFEPPTNNWNTTFACSFFVFLYYNWHGLRAYGLHHIAHMANPIGTWWGWFLMPLLFPIEIISHIARPGSLAIRLSANMVGDHAVITAFLGLVPILIPLPFMVLGLIVCTVQTLVFVLLTTIYIALATADSHEHEKA; from the coding sequence ATGGGACATGGCTTAACTTGGTTAAAATTACTACCTGGTTATCAACAAATTGAAGCTTATCTTACTGCTCAAGCAAGCAAAGTGGGGCAAGGCCAGGGTTTCTTGTTTGGTAACGTCATTTCAATTCAACACGTTATAGCTGCATTACTTGTAGTAATAGTATTGCTTATTGTAGGCTTACGTGCCCGGGCTGACTTAGCTAGCCGAGAAGATCAAGGGCTGATCCCTAGTCCTCGTATTTCGGTGCTAAATTTTATCGAATATGCGCTTGAGTCTTTATACGGGCAAATGCGCCAAATCATGGGCGGTGATGCTAAACGCTATTTCCCGGTAGTGGCTGCATTTGCGTTATTCATCTTCTTTTCAAATCTATTAGGATTAGTGCCAGGATTTGAACCGCCAACCAACAATTGGAATACTACCTTTGCTTGTAGCTTTTTTGTATTTCTTTACTACAACTGGCATGGTCTGCGCGCTTATGGTCTTCATCATATTGCTCATATGGCAAACCCCATTGGCACATGGTGGGGTTGGTTTTTAATGCCGCTACTGTTCCCAATAGAAATTATTAGCCACATTGCTCGTCCTGGTTCATTAGCCATTCGTCTTTCTGCTAATATGGTTGGTGATCATGCGGTGATTACGGCATTTTTGGGGTTAGTGCCAATATTAATACCACTGCCCTTTATGGTCTTAGGTTTAATTGTTTGTACTGTACAAACTCTAGTGTTTGTTTTGTTAACCACTATTTATATTGCTTTAGCTACGGCTGACAGTCATGAGCATGAAAAGGCTTAA
- a CDS encoding ATP synthase F0 subunit C: protein MKKLVKLFASISAFVAVALAAASTFAQEAAAASSSNVGTGTGMLAIAVAVGIGIAAFGGAFGQGRTAAAALEGIARNPNASDKVFVPMILALAFIESLVLFTWVLMLLMQLKI from the coding sequence ATAAAGAAACTTGTTAAACTTTTTGCAAGCATTAGTGCTTTTGTTGCAGTAGCCCTTGCTGCTGCCTCTACATTTGCACAAGAAGCTGCTGCTGCAAGCAGCAGTAATGTTGGCACTGGCACTGGTATGCTCGCCATCGCTGTAGCAGTTGGTATTGGAATTGCTGCTTTTGGTGGGGCTTTTGGCCAAGGTCGCACCGCTGCTGCTGCCTTAGAAGGCATCGCGCGCAATCCTAATGCCTCTGATAAAGTCTTCGTACCTATGATTCTAGCATTAGCCTTTATCGAATCCTTGGTACTGTTTACTTGGGTATTAATGCTGCTAATGCAATTAAAAATATAA